One stretch of Corallococcus exiguus DNA includes these proteins:
- a CDS encoding TolC family protein, with the protein MEVATLVEERTGLKTRWNQGTPEDAQVQQHLDALLAGDLTSDRAVEVALLNNPALQATYEDLGVSQADMVQAGLLTNPSFDGSIGFPLSSDGITETEFSIVQSFVDLFTLPLRKRVAKEQFQADTLRVAHEALATTAEVRQAFTEVQARQQLVALRREVFQAADAAADLSNRQRAAGNITVLALATEQASLEQARLELAQDELALVEAREHLTRLMGLYGARVQWTLAQKLPEVPAAESSLERLETLAIEQRLDIDAARKQTSLLWNALELARSTRFFGRVEVGVHTHRDANGPRLLGPTLSLELPIFDQRQALIAKLEAQHRQGENRLTELAVNARSEVRAARAKLVTLRNMAERYQKVVLPLRTTIVEESQRQYNAMQIGLPALLLARRDQVEAWRAYLETVRDYWMARADLERLVGGRLPSTAAPVPAPTSSPEPTHENHEAH; encoded by the coding sequence ATGGAAGTGGCGACACTCGTGGAGGAGCGAACGGGCTTGAAGACGCGCTGGAATCAAGGGACGCCGGAGGACGCGCAGGTGCAGCAACACCTGGATGCCCTGCTGGCCGGCGACCTCACGTCGGACCGTGCGGTGGAGGTGGCGCTGCTCAACAACCCCGCGCTCCAGGCGACGTACGAGGACCTGGGCGTGTCCCAGGCGGACATGGTGCAGGCCGGGCTGCTCACCAACCCGTCCTTCGACGGGAGCATCGGCTTCCCGCTGTCCTCGGACGGCATCACCGAGACCGAGTTCTCCATCGTCCAGAGCTTCGTGGACCTCTTCACGCTGCCCTTGCGCAAGCGCGTGGCGAAGGAGCAGTTCCAGGCGGACACGCTGCGCGTCGCGCACGAGGCGCTGGCCACCACGGCGGAGGTCCGACAGGCGTTCACGGAGGTGCAGGCCCGGCAGCAGCTGGTCGCGCTGCGCAGAGAGGTGTTCCAGGCAGCTGACGCGGCGGCGGACCTGTCCAACCGGCAGCGCGCCGCGGGCAACATCACGGTGCTGGCCCTGGCCACCGAACAGGCCTCGCTGGAGCAGGCGCGGTTGGAGCTGGCCCAGGATGAGCTGGCGCTGGTCGAAGCGCGCGAACACCTCACCCGCCTGATGGGGCTGTACGGCGCGAGGGTCCAGTGGACGCTGGCGCAGAAGCTGCCGGAGGTCCCCGCCGCCGAGTCCTCGCTGGAGCGCCTGGAGACGCTGGCCATCGAGCAGCGGCTGGACATCGACGCGGCCCGCAAGCAGACGTCGCTGTTGTGGAACGCGCTGGAGCTGGCGCGCAGCACGCGCTTCTTCGGCCGCGTGGAGGTGGGCGTGCACACGCACCGCGACGCGAACGGACCGCGCCTGCTGGGCCCCACGCTGTCGCTGGAGCTGCCCATCTTCGATCAACGTCAGGCGCTCATCGCGAAGCTGGAGGCGCAGCACCGCCAGGGAGAGAACCGGCTGACGGAGCTGGCGGTCAACGCCCGCTCGGAGGTGCGCGCGGCGAGGGCGAAGCTGGTGACGCTGCGGAACATGGCGGAGCGCTACCAGAAGGTCGTGCTCCCGCTGCGCACCACCATCGTCGAGGAGTCACAACGCCAGTACAACGCCATGCAGATCGGCCTTCCCGCCCTCCTCCTCGCGAGACGCGATCAGGTGGAGGCCTGGAGGGCGTACCTGGAGACGGTCCGCGACTACTGGATGGCGCGAGCCGACCTGGAGCGCCTCGTGGGAGGACGCCTGCCGTCCACCGCCGCGCCCGTCCCTGCTCCCACTTCTTCTCCCGAGCCCACCCATGAGAACCATGAAGCCCACTGA
- a CDS encoding methyltransferase family protein, producing the protein MDVATFTRPALPAATLAFLLFAMVLPSVRLRRRTGRPALVLHRSGPPLQRVIGVGMALFMGAIVLWSAAHLAIGEQALGVWQVPGALRWTGWALVAVGFIFTVRAQVEMGASWRIGIDSDRTELVTGGLFGVVRNPIFSGMLVVVTGMALATPSAWTVMGWLDYVLLVSLQVRLEEEHLLRLHGDTYQRYAARVGRFIPGVGRLEAPGLDAAPRITV; encoded by the coding sequence ATGGACGTCGCCACCTTCACCCGGCCGGCCCTGCCCGCCGCCACCCTCGCCTTCCTCCTCTTCGCCATGGTGTTGCCGTCTGTGCGCCTGCGCCGCCGCACGGGCCGCCCGGCGCTGGTGCTACACCGCTCCGGCCCGCCGCTCCAGCGGGTCATCGGCGTGGGCATGGCGCTGTTCATGGGGGCCATCGTGCTCTGGAGCGCGGCGCACCTGGCCATCGGTGAGCAGGCGTTGGGCGTTTGGCAGGTCCCTGGCGCGCTCCGGTGGACTGGCTGGGCCCTGGTGGCCGTGGGGTTCATCTTCACCGTGCGGGCCCAGGTGGAGATGGGCGCGTCGTGGCGCATCGGCATCGACTCGGACCGGACGGAGCTGGTGACGGGAGGCCTCTTCGGCGTCGTGCGCAACCCCATCTTCAGCGGGATGCTCGTCGTGGTGACGGGCATGGCGCTCGCGACCCCGAGCGCGTGGACCGTGATGGGCTGGCTCGACTACGTGCTGCTGGTGTCGCTCCAGGTGCGGCTGGAGGAGGAGCACCTGCTGCGCCTGCACGGCGACACCTATCAGCGCTACGCGGCGCGCGTGGGCCGCTTCATCCCCGGTGTGGGGCGGCTCGAAGCCCCCGGCCTGGACGCCGCGCCGCGCATCACAGTGTGA
- a CDS encoding RNA polymerase sigma factor gives MSLSPEAMDALLRHHHAFLAFLTPRVGSQEAAREVLQAAFVKGMEQGGSLREEQSAVAWFYRLLRNALVDRHRRGQREVTTLESLAHEQPLSTEDANGLEATVCGCVAGLAGTLKPEYAEAVRRVDLEGLTVATYAQEAGISANNAAVRLHRARKALGEQLVELCGHCCAQGCVDCDCAPA, from the coding sequence ATGAGCCTGTCACCGGAAGCGATGGACGCGCTGCTGCGCCATCACCACGCGTTCCTCGCGTTCCTCACGCCGCGCGTGGGGAGCCAGGAGGCGGCGCGCGAGGTGTTGCAGGCCGCGTTCGTGAAGGGCATGGAACAGGGAGGCTCGCTGCGCGAGGAGCAGAGCGCGGTGGCCTGGTTCTACCGGCTCCTGCGCAACGCGCTGGTGGACCGCCACCGCCGGGGCCAGCGGGAGGTCACCACGCTGGAGTCCCTGGCCCACGAGCAGCCGCTGTCCACCGAGGACGCCAACGGCCTGGAGGCGACGGTGTGCGGCTGCGTGGCGGGGCTCGCGGGGACGCTCAAGCCCGAGTACGCGGAGGCCGTGCGCCGGGTGGACCTGGAGGGCCTCACCGTGGCCACGTACGCGCAGGAGGCGGGCATCTCCGCCAACAACGCCGCCGTGCGCCTGCACCGCGCCCGGAAGGCCCTGGGCGAGCAGTTGGTGGAGCTGTGCGGCCATTGCTGCGCGCAGGGCTGCGTGGACTGCGACTGCGCGCCCGCGTGA